The nucleotide window GGAGAAAtgtaacaaaacataataatcTAAAAGAAGTCTATACGCAATAAACTGCCATTTTAACAACAGAACcatgtcaaacaaaataaatagcaGCATCTACGAGTTTTTCCTCAAAATGGCTTACCACACTGTTTTGTCTACTCAAAATCAAAGCATTGCGTGTTCTCTGAACACTCCATGAAATCCGTAGATGGATGCTTGATAGCTTTCCTCCCGAAACCATCACCAAATGATCCAAACTTAACTTCCTCGCCCATTTTGTCAAATCCCATATGGTAAAATGCAGAACCCAATTCAAGCTTCAGTTCCGTCCTGTTTGCACCAATATGAAATCTTACACAGTCAGCAGAACCTTGAACTTTGCAGCTACACATTCCTCGCCTTTCTCTCCCAACAAGATCTGTTTCTGTAGTAGGTTTTGAATCCTCATTAACAGGCCATACTTGTGTGCCTAAGCATTTAGAATCACTCTCATAAACTACACCAGTACATTGCGGGAGTTCCGCTTGGAAACGATGACCTACAGATGGcttagattttttctttttattcacAACTGCTTTGGcagttgattttttcttttcagttaTGAAGCCGTGCAGTTTATTTCCAGCAACAGAAAGTGAAATGCAGCAAGAACAGCGGGGTTTTGAAGGGACGGGCTGCCTTTGACTATATCTCAATTTCACTACTGGATCCTCATACATGGAAGGATGCATCTTCTTCACCTTCTGTAAAGGATACACGTTCAGAAAATTCAgtagatatttttttgaagaaaatatcaTGGTCAGAGAAGCAAAAGCAAACTAAATTTAAGACAAGTTCAAAAGGAAAGTGTGTATCGAacgtaaatttttttatttgacttcTTTCTTCattaagaaaatgtttttaatgTGAATCGTAAGAGTCTCACTCTGACGGGGTGTGTGAATTGCAAATCATGCAGTTCAAATTCAGGTTTCCCAGTTCAAGTTGAACATGCTAACGGATAACCGGGTCGACTGCAGTGTTAATTAGGGCTACAAAGGTTAGGTATAACCTGGACACATctcatttgtaatttttattttccaaatcATTCCTCCTTTACACTTGAACTTGTAAATTGAAAACCCAGACCTTGTAATACAGACCTAATAAATTCTCTTGGCTCTAAGTTCAGTTCTTATTGCACACACAACATCGCAGGATGAAGATGGGATTAGAGCATGCAACCTTGCCTTATGAGTTTGTAAAGGCTATTTCCATGACTAGAACCCATGGCCACCAATTAACAAGGGAGCAAACTTGTAAAGACACGCTCTCTTTGTTATTGTGAAGTGCAGTCATTTTGTAGACTGGGCCAAAGCTATCCAACTTCCCgtatattattattgtattaaCTCTTGTTGATCTATAGCAGTTAGCAAGCTGAGATTTTGGAATTTATGTGTATTATTTAAGGAAAGAAACCGATAGATTGCGAATATATCTTTATTAAATACGCAGAATTAAGTACATTGTAATGCTAATCATAAATACAATAAAAAGATAACTAGTCATTCATGCGAAAACATTCTGGTTCAGGATATGAAACGCACAAAAAATCCAATGTGTAAAATCATGTATAAAATCATTATGTGCATTGAAATTATACCTTCGATGATGACCCACTGTCTGGTTCTGCATGCTTTCTGACCGACAGAACATCTCTTGCCCACAGCATCTGATCTAAAAAGTCCTGGCCACCTTTATACTCCTCAGGATCAAACGGATGTATTGCGATATTCTTCGTCCAGTTTATCATTCCTGATAATGATTCCCTTTTACGTTTGCGAGAATGAAATTCATTCTCAGAAGTTTCCACAGAAGAGGTGGCTAGATCGTCCTCGACACCAGTGCTGAATTTTTCATTGCCATCCTCATTACCATCACCGTTAAAATTTTGGACACCCTCACATTTGTTGTTTTGGCTTTTAGCGTCCAATAAATTACCATCACTCTTGTGGTTAACCAAATCAAGGTGATCAAGGGAAGACTCGTTTGCCATGAACTTTTGACTCTCTAAATATGTGCTGAATTTGATCACAAAACTagaggcaaaaaaaaaaaaaaaacagattgcccttttatatatgttgatggTACAAACGCAGAACAACAAATTTACAGTGAAAGCTGATCATATACTGGTGAAGGAGTAATGTAATAAGTATACAAAGACCTCTAACTGGTAAATAATACATCAAAAAACGGCAGTGACAACAAGGAAATGAAGGGTTTCATGGAAGTGTGAAAAGATAGGCACAATTACATCAAATCCTGAAAAATCATTGAGAATTgatggtggtggaggtggtACAAACTGGTGCTGCTGTTCAATTTCATTCAATGCTGCAAACATCAAACACTAATACTAGGGTAGTTAAAAACATCAGTAGGCCAGGCCCATTTTAGTCCGGTCCGATAAAGCCCAAATCGATTGGGTCAAGTCAAACctacgataaaaaaaaatcaaacttaggGGGATGCACCAAATCCATTTCCTCAATCAAACTTAGGGAGATGTATTTGGTCAAATCTTAAAAGATTATTGTCATATGAAAATCTTATATATGGTAAAagacaatataaaaatataatgatttataaaagtttgtaattttaaaatggAATTATAATAATGtgtagagaaaagaaaaaaaagtataatcaaCACAAATTTTTCCTTATATATGATTTAGAATTTGAGTTGGGCCTAACTCAAGCTTATAAAACCAGACACAAGGTTGTGTCcacgtgagcttagctcaattggtatggacaatacataatatatgcaaggtccggggtttgaaccccggccaccaaccaaaaaaaaaaaccaggtTGTAAGGTGAGAGCTTCCCACGCTTTATAAAAACTGcatgtgccatatctctaagcaATGTGGGACTATATCCACCATTCACATCCAACACAATGAAAGTGTTGGGTTGCAAGAAGGCAACCAAATGTCGCAATTAG belongs to Medicago truncatula cultivar Jemalong A17 chromosome 6, MtrunA17r5.0-ANR, whole genome shotgun sequence and includes:
- the LOC11422806 gene encoding AT-rich interactive domain-containing protein 2, whose translation is MANESSLDHLDLVNHKSDGNLLDAKSQNNKCEGVQNFNGDGNEDGNEKFSTGVEDDLATSSVETSENEFHSRKRKRESLSGMINWTKNIAIHPFDPEEYKGGQDFLDQMLWARDVLSVRKHAEPDSGSSSKKVKKMHPSMYEDPVVKLRYSQRQPVPSKPRCSCCISLSVAGNKLHGFITEKKKSTAKAVVNKKKKSKPSVGHRFQAELPQCTGVVYESDSKCLGTQVWPVNEDSKPTTETDLVGRERRGMCSCKVQGSADCVRFHIGANRTELKLELGSAFYHMGFDKMGEEVKFGSFGDGFGRKAIKHPSTDFMECSENTQCFDFE